ATCTTATTCATATTGCCACTCCCTCTCGTTCCCTCAGATCATCCTCCTCTATCCATTTGTCTGTCCCCTCTGTCCGTCTTACTACCATGGGGAGCAGAGCTTTCAGTTGCTCTGCCCCCCAACTCTGGAACTCCCTACCACCTCATCTTAGAAACATAAATTCATTCCCTAAATTTAAAATCGAACTTAAAACACACCTTTTTAGATCTGCCTTTTCAACATGACACAATtggtttgcttgatttttatatagatttttacatagatttacatatagattttatatagatacattgttgtgtatttattctaCCTACTTTTAAGtgctatattttattgtttttgctatttttcgtTCTTTGTACGGTGTCCTTGAGTGCCAGAAAGGcgcctttcaaataaaatgtattattattattattattattaaatcttcatcagtttctttataattttttaggtttttaagaGCCAGTTGAAGTTCCCCTCCCTCCCAGTCTTgattctctctcctcctcttcctccatctccaCTGCAGCATGTCTAATGGTTCTGCTGCAGATCCGATCAGCGCCGGCCGTAGCAGAACCGACAACCAGCCAAACCCAGAGCTATCACACAGCCAGGCCGTTGAAACCGTCCACacaacctgcagctgctgcacaaGAAGCATGCAGGAGAGGCCTGAACGTCGGAGACAAACAGGAATCCAtgagctgcagagcagagaggatGCCTCAGACGCTGCAGCGCCGTCCATCGCCGCGCTGCAGGCGCAGGCGGATCCTCCGGACGGAGCCGTTtggagatgaagatgaagagcgGAGCAGGATTTATGTCATCTGTCAGAGGATTTCACTCTGGAACGTTTTGTcccttttcttccattttcttgtTCATGCA
This Xiphophorus hellerii strain 12219 chromosome 23, Xiphophorus_hellerii-4.1, whole genome shotgun sequence DNA region includes the following protein-coding sequences:
- the LOC116714162 gene encoding uncharacterized protein LOC116714162 isoform X2 produces the protein MQPDISDSFCHFALSFCLEAPENPDGHIRSRLVSECIMGFGRCIEMQRHMSNGSAADPISAGRSRTDNQPNPELSHSQAVETVHTTCSCCTRSMQERPERRRQTGIHELQSREDASDAAAPSIAALQAQADPPDGAVWR